The following proteins are co-located in the Neodiprion virginianus isolate iyNeoVirg1 chromosome 6, iyNeoVirg1.1, whole genome shotgun sequence genome:
- the LOC124308183 gene encoding mitochondrial mRNA pseudouridine synthase RPUSD3-like, whose protein sequence is MKGTLQQFVQRTLLKIYEVNHTNRLSFVTAPNLDKQSKNRKAGSQKTNDQEKVERDRKPLHPYKKIHPWKSIENFSQDLIDNVIYNKDGVVVLNKPYGISNFSREITSERTKWKPVAGISNSVNYTLLDVLPKISRDLGYPSLSIVKSPERYISGISILASDEKKAYAIKKALSRAQCAKTFARSYWVVTTKLPRSNSGELNLAIRKKESPCKTYKQPIIVTKWGENEVKRREVKTFDVCYRTISTSDGNLSALMEIQCFTTKWHAIRVFASTVLVSPILGDNIHGSRVKKLMGSYMHISPFVDASRQIPILQPELLKKLNLQQSQAVIIPAHIHLREITLMSFPSRGQDLKLVAPLPHSFQWTCDQLQFKIPTGNEEVHNEMSVAVSQ, encoded by the exons ATGAAGGGTACTTTGCAACAATTCGTTCAGCGTacgttattgaaaatttacgaaGTGAATCACACGAATAGGTTATCATTTGTGACGGCTCCTAACCTAGataaacaatcaaaaaatcgaaaggcAGGTTCCCAAAAAACGAATGACCAAGAAAAGGTCGAACGAGACAGGAAACCCTTACAtccgtataaaaaaattcacccttGGAAATCAATCGAAAACTTTTCCCAAGACTTGATTGACAATGTTATTTACAACAAAG ATGGTGTGGTTGTTCTTAACAAACCGTACGGCATTTCCAACTTTTCGCGAGAAATAACAAGTGAAAGGACAAAATGGAAGCCTGTGGCTGGCATATCCAATTCTGTCAACTATACGTTGTTAGATGTTCTTCCGAAAATATCTCGAGACCTTGGATATCCATCGCTTAGTATTGTCAAATCTCCTGAAAG ATATATTAGTGGCATTTCAATCCTAGcaagcgatgaaaaaaaggcTTATGCAATAAAGAAGGCTTTATCTCGTGCCCAATGTGCTAAAACATTTGCACGAAGTTATTGGGTTGTCACGACTAAGCTACCTAGAAGTAATAGTGGGGAATTAAATCTTGCcataagaaagaaagagagccCGTGTAAAACTTACAAGCAG CCAATTATTGTGACCAAATGGGGAGAAAATGAAGTGAAGAGAAGAGAAGTGAAAACGTTTGATGTTTGTTATCGCACAATTTCAACTTCGGATGGGAACTTGTCTGCCCTAATGgaaattcaatgttttacgACAAAATGGCACGCCATAAGGGTGTTTGCTTCGACTGTTTTGGTCAGCCCCATTTTAGGCGATAACATTCATGGTTctcgggtgaaaaaattaatgggATCGTATATGCATATAAGTCCTTTTGTTGATGCGTCAAGGCAAATACCGATACTACAGCCAGAGCTcttaaaaaagttgaatttgcAACAGTCGCAAGCAGTCATAATACCTGCGCACATTCACTTGAGAGAAATTACATTAATGTCATTTCCATCTCGTGGGCAAGATCTGAAGCTTGTGGCTCCATTGCCGCATAGTTTTCAATGGACTTGTGACCAGCTCCAATTCAAAATTCCAACTGGAAATGAGGAAGTTCATAATGAAATGTCTGTTGCTGTCTCACAATAA
- the LOC124308186 gene encoding 39S ribosomal protein L34, mitochondrial, giving the protein MFGTLVSTLFNATRQIAPSFIGKQLHSTSLKGITNGLCVSSVNATAGGTWALIPVRNKIRWHFPKARETIRIVRHGWNTRMSTPNGRRILMRRILKGRHVLSH; this is encoded by the exons ATGTTCGGAACATTGGTATCAACGCTCTTCAATGCCACCAG GCAAATTGCTCCTTCATTCATTGGAAAACAACTCCATTCGACATCTTTGAAAGGGATTACAAACGGATTATGTGTATCGAGTGTCAATGCTACGGCAGGAGGAACCTGGGCCTTAATTCCTGTTAGGAACAAGATCCGCTGGCACTTCCCAAAGGCTAGAGAAACTATTCGAATTGTAAGACATGGCTGGAATACAAGAATGTCTACACCAAATGGGCGGAGAATTTTAATGCGAAGGATACTTAAAGGGAGACATGTCCTTAGTCactga